The Clupea harengus chromosome 5, Ch_v2.0.2, whole genome shotgun sequence genomic sequence acatgcaaactccacacagaaaggcccaggagataaCCCACCTGAGCATtggaggcctggggagaacttaccccccaggaccaacagcgccccatgcgggaatcgaacccaggaccttcttgctgtgaggctgcagtgcaagcactgagccaccgtgccacggCTGGTTTAAGATCTATATGCTGCATTGAGTCTGAATAGCTTGCTGGATTCTGTTTTGGGTTAGGGCTGGTTTATGATCTGAATGAAGATGGCTGTCTGGTTTTGGTCTAATAGTGGACTATGCTGCTGTGAAGAAGGTGGGGTCCATGTCAGTGGCTGAGTACTCAACTACACTAGgagagacacacccacacacacacacacacacacacacacacacacacacacacacacacacacgaggagagagCTGAGTACTCAAGTACaccaggagagacacacacacacacacgaggagagagCTGAGTACTCAACTACactaggagacacacacacacacacacacactaggagagAGCTGAGTACTCAAGTACACGAGGAGAGAGCTGAGTACTCAAGTACACTAGGAGAGAGCTGAGTACTCAAGTACActaggagagacacacacacacacacacacacacacacacacacacacacactaggagagAGCTGAGGCTGCATGATCAACTACACCAGGAGAGAGCTGAGGCTGCATGATCAACTACACTAGGAGAGAGCTGAGGcttgttacgaccccctgtgcccctgCGCACCCcgcctgcagtccctatactggccatatggaggcagcaggctgtggacctgcAACGGAGCATGATGAGcggtgattatccacacctggcgctCCACATCCAATCATGTGATCGCTCTTATTCTGGGACACATCAGCATAAACTGAGCTGCTAGCTCTAATATCTGctcctgtgtgtggttgtgtctctgtgtgtgtgtgtgtgtgtctgtgtgtgtgtgtgtgtgtgtgtgtggggtgtgtggctGCGAGCTCTAatgtctgttcctgtgtgtgtgtgtgtgtgggcgcgcgtgtgtgtgtgtgtgtgtgtgtggtgtgtgtgtgggagctgtaatgtctgttcctctcctcctaaGAGGGTTCTGAGTTTAGAGTTTTCATCCAGTGACGAAaaggatgattttttttaaattacaagTAGTTTCTTAGTGAAAGATATTTTGGACTTTTTTGAAGAAAGTGTATTTCATCTTCAGCCTCTTTAAGGTTGCAGTGGGTGCAAaggagctggagtgtgtgtgtgtgtgtgtgtgtgtgtgtgtgagtctgtgagtgtgagtgtgagtgtgtgtgtgtgtgtgtgtgtgtgtgtgtgtgtgtgtgtgagtgtgattctGTGTCTGTCAGTTAGATAATTATAGCTGGTTGTGTGATCTAAAATATCAGGGCCTAATGTGTATTTAAATCTTTTCATTTGTGATATTGCTTTCTTTTGAAATATGATATTTTTTTCTCCTAAATGTACTGTTAGGGACCAGGTCTGGCAGTACCGGTGTGAAGTTGATGGGTTCTGTTAGGGACCAGGTCTGGCAGTACCGGTGTGAAGTTGATGGGTTCTGTTAGGGACCAGGTCTGGCAGTACAGGTGTGAAGTTGATGGGTTCTGTTGCAGTCCCTGTTCTGTTGGTGATAGCATGACTACATCATCTGAAAACGttagaaaatgaaaacaaattttGTCATAAAGACTTAGAATGTTCTCCCCCTCCAactctttgcctctctttctctctgcctctctctctctctctctctctctttctctccactctttctctctctctctctctgcctctctctgcctctccctgtctctctctctctctcctcctctcctctctctcctcctctcttctctttttctttcctctatctctcctcctctcctctctttatctctcctcctgtctctctctcctcctctccccctctctttctcctcctctctttctctatctctcctcctctcctctctctatctctcctcctgcctctctctctcctcctctcctcctctctctctctcctcctgtctctatctctcctcctctcctctccctctccctccctcataaATGTgtttccttgctctctctctgcccctctctctctccctcccacaggGCTGTATCTCTCTGTGACATGAGCAGTAATGtgttatccctctctccatctctctccctcacccctctccatctctctccctcccctctctccatctctctctttccctctctctatctctctctttcactcttcctcacgtctctttatccttctctctctctctccctcacgtctctctctctttccccctctctctcactccctcacgtctctctatccctctctctctctctctctctctctctctccctcacgtctctctatccccctctctctctctctctctctccctcacttgtctctctctctctctctctctgccccaggACCGCATCTCCCTGTGGCACGAGCAGACGAGTCGCTACGCCTCTGAGCTGCGTGAGGTCAAGCAGCAGATGGTGTCCCAGCTGGAGGCGCTGGAGAAGAACAAGGAGGGTCTGCGGGGGGAGCTGGACGGCCTGGGCGGGCGGGTGGGGCGGGTGGAGCGCGAGATGGACTACCTGGAGACGCAGAAGGAGGCGCAGCCGTGCGTGGACGTGGACGACAAGCTGGTGGAGCAACAGGTGATCGTCGCCAGGGAGAAAAACAAGCTCAAGTACGCCAAGCTCTCAGGTCAGccccctggcacacacacacacacacacgcacacacacgcgcacacacacacactctctcgggtcaacccccatacacacacacacacacacacactcacacacgcacacgcacatacagacacacagacacacactcacacacacacacacacacacacgcacacacgcacacacacacacaggaggaggagggtcaaacacatacagacacacacacacacacactcacacacacacacacacacacacaggaggaggatcaaacacatacagacacacacacacacacacacacacacacacacacacacacaggaggaggagggtcatacacatacagacacacacacacacacacacacactcacacacacacacacaaacatacaggagGAGGAtcatacatatacagacacacacacacactcacacacacacacacaggaggaggaggatcaaacacatacagacacacacacacacacacaggaggaggaggatcagacatatacagacacacacacacactcacacacacacacacacacacatacaggaggaagatcagacacatacagacacacacacacacacacatacactcacacacacacacacacacacacacacagacacacacacacacatacaggaagaGGAtcctacacatacagacacacacacacacacactcacacacacaaacacacacacacacaggaggagcagaataccacacacacacacaccactcagactGAGCCGCAGGCTTTGAGGCGTGTAAGTGCTGTAGAACAGGCTCATAAGCAGCTTAGAGCACAATCagcgtgtgtaaatgtgtgtgtgtgtaaatgtgtgtgtgtgtgtgtgtgtgtgtgtatgtatgtgtgtaaatgtgtgtgttaatgtgtgtgtgggtgtgtgtaaatgtgtgtgtgtgtgtgtgtgtgtgtgtgtgtgtgtgtaatcctgcCATGGAGGAGTGCAGCTGCATGCTGTGGTTTCTCAACACGACACGCTGAAATGGGATAGAATGCTGACTCCAGTTCTAAGACTATCAGATATCCCCccgcagggtgtgtgtgtgtgtgtgtgtgtgttgtatacgCTTGTGCACATGATCACCGTGTTAAACACTCTCCATCCCTGTactggagaatgtgtgtgtgtgtcaatgtgttagtgtatgtgtgtgtgtgtctcatcttcATTAACTCTGGTTTCCCCCTGTactggagcatgtgtgtgtgtgtgtgtgtgtgtgtgtgtgtgtgtgtgtgtgtgtgtgtgtgtgtgtctcatcttcATTATCTCTGGCGTACCCCTGTACTGGAGcatgtgtcagcgtgtgtgtgtgtgtgtgtgtgtatgtcaggggtcggcaagtaacttgggccgcgggccagtatttttcttggccactaggtggcgggccaaagtctgggttactgcatattaagacgctgcgataggtgcactcgcaacaactaggcctacatggagaatggatgggtctactacaaataactaatgataataaaccatgtgaatgagcccattggttgtctgtttgaataatttaattattttaacgaaCTCTGTCTTAACCCCCTGTCAATATAGCcttgcctattgtgaataatagcaatgacgaagttttttcaacattcctaattagacctaggctactacttaGAGTCCATCTTAgactacttttatttcgaaatagttggttgacgcacctccttacaatgtttattgtttgggaaaatagcgtgcagagagaaattagcatacaatgtctttgtcaaaaggtctgaagaggaaagttgacaacgacAACAGAGCCTATTAAACTTTGCCATCATCTTACCCGgcttcactaatggaaagcccatgtgtctcatctgcaacaaagttgttgtggtttgcaaagggtacaatgtcaatgatctagctatgtctcttcaatttaaggagtgatgaggctggtgcACTCAATAGCACGCTATCGActaacattacctcagacaaggtagctagctagcaggttagctggcaaaatagtcttacaaaacgagatgacgatacaaattttaaaagacgtttttTCTGCTCTCAGCTCTCACTGTTACtacaaagcaagcaccggtgtCAGTCAAAGTGACTTGTCATTTATATGAGTGAGGTAACGTTAAAATTCGCTTTATTGAACGTCCTACAAAAGTCCcccaataaaagtgtcatgggtttacgatccatttaaatttcattgatctagcgATGTCAATTCAGAGATGCTAGTTATAAACCAACCGACACTTCTCTGTGACAGCCATACGAAATCGTTACGAGAGGGTTGCCttgccagaacaaacaggaggatgCTAGATAATATTACCATTTCTAATACGTTTTTGAAGTCATCCAAACGTGGTGGCTCGTCATCGTTGGTGCACATAAAtactgtctcatccagtgagaatagacgcgggcgtttaggattactagccataactgtaaaacacactgtttctcctcaggcGATCTGTCAGTAGTGAGATGTAGCGATAACAAACTTCAGAAAAGTAAATGACAGGAaacccagtttccggtttcaaaataaaagtaaaatgttaatctaaccattagcggggtattatttcatgaattaatgttgtagtataaaaactgtctctttaaaaaaaactgctacGATCGGAATAATTTGACGGGCTCAAAAAATTTACTGGCGGGCCACAATTTGCCCGTGGGCCgcctgttgccgacccatggtgtatgtgtatgtgtgtatgtgtgtgtgtgtgtgtctcatcttcATTATCTCTGGCGTCCCCCTGTACTGGAGCCATTTCTCCATTTCCTGCCCAATTACATACAAGgagcagccctgtgtgtgtgtgtgtgtgtgtgtgtgtgtgtgtgtgtgtgaagctcctatagatgtgtgtgtatgtatgatgttTGTGGCTGTAgggcccacgtgtgtgtgtgtgtgtgtgtgtgtgtgtcctgcaggctgTAATGACATGTCCAGTGTGAAGGGGATGGTtcatatatgagtgtgtgtttgtgtgtgtgtgtgtgtgtgtgtgtgtgtgtgtgtgtgtcctgcaggctgTACGGACATGTCCAGTGTGAAGGGGATGgctcatatatgtgtgtgtgtttgtgtgtttgtgtgtgtgtgtgtgtgtgtcctgcaggctgTACGGACATGTCCAGTGTGAAGGGGATGgctcatatatatatgtgtgtgtgtgtgtgtgtgtgtgtgtgtgtgtgtgtgtgtgccctgcaggCTGTAATGACATGTCCAGTGTGAAGGGGATGGCtcatatatgagtgtgtgtgtgtgtgtgtgtgtgtcctgcaggctgTAAGGACATGTCCAGTGTGAAGGGGATGgctcatatatatatgtgtgtgtgtgtgtgtgtgtgtgtgtgtgtcctgcaggctgTACAGACATGCTGTCGGGTGTGAAGGGCATGAAGGTTCTGAAGCGCCTGGGCGACTCCAAGGGCATGTGGACTAAAGACCTGAGCAGCGGCTCGGGGAAGGTCTACGTGTTCAACGGCACCGCCGACGACACGCTCTACCAGTTCAGCTCCGTCCGCGACTTCACTTCCTCCCAAGGCACCGCCCTGGCCACGCCTCTCAAGCTCCCCGCCCGGTGGAGCGGCACCGGCCACGCCCTCTACAAAGGCCACGCCTACTTCATGGAGGAGGGGGCAGACCTCCGTCTGCTGAAGGTGTCCCTGTCTGACGGCTCGTTGGTGGACAGCTCGGTGCTGCCGCTGCCGGACCTGGTCTCGGCGTACGCGCTGACGCCCGACACCGCGGTGGACCTGGCCGTGGACGAGGAGGGCCTCTGGGCCATCTACGCCACGCAGCAGGACCAGCGGCACCTCTGCCTGGCCAAGATGGACTCCGACACGCTGGCCATCACGCAGATGTGGACCACGCCCTGCCCGCGGGAGAACTCCGAGGCCGCCTTCGTGGTGTGTGGCACCGT encodes the following:
- the olfml3b gene encoding olfactomedin-like protein 3A isoform X2, producing MMLRMRTRPVLVLLLLSLGLIGAQQQALMDYLERRLQAIEDRISLWHEQTSRYASELREVKQQMVSQLEALEKNKEGLRGELDGLGGRVGRVEREMDYLETQKEAQPCVDVDDKLVEQQVIVAREKNKLKYAKLSGCTDMLSGVKGMKVLKRLGDSKGMWTKDLSSGSGKVYVFNGTADDTLYQFSSVRDFTSSQGTALATPLKLPARWSGTGHALYKGHAYFMEEGADLRLLKVSLSDGSLVDSSVLPLPDLVSAYALTPDTAVDLAVDEEGLWAIYATQQDQRHLCLAKMDSDTLAITQMWTTPCPRENSEAAFVVCGTVYVVYNSRLPGRSRVQCVFDVGEMSAADEAPLAYFPRRQGSHSSLKYSPQERLLYAWDQGYQILYKLTMRSKLEV